Proteins found in one Pyrus communis chromosome 15, drPyrComm1.1, whole genome shotgun sequence genomic segment:
- the LOC137718706 gene encoding auxin-responsive protein IAA29-like produces the protein MELQLGLALALPDHHSPVKRVDMNVVNCSIEKKEMVGLESKNQVGNYKRSFDVAFEKSSSTGAGNESKMLALLLWNDQPNEEDEDDKGRKRRNSCRSIIKNDDGGNHVVGWPPIKSWRKKMHHDQHHQYYPLQNNQMANNYKENENDGSAAAANNSMYVKVKMEGEGIVRKIDINLHNSFQMLRDTLITMFSICKSKEGGAAADYILIYQDKQGDWLLAEDVPWQTFIESVQRLQIVRNGG, from the exons ATGGAGCTTCAGTTGGGTCTGGCTCTAGCTCTTCCTGACCATCACAGTCCTGTCAAAAGGGTTGACATGAATGTCGTTAATTGCAGCATCGAGAAAAAAGAGATGGTGGGTTTGGAGAGCAAAAACCAAGTTGGGAATTACAAGCGTAGTTTTGATGTGGCTTTTGAGAAGAGTAGCAGTACTGGTGCTGGAAATGAATCGAAGATGTTGGCTTTGTTGTTGTGGAATGATCAGCCAAatgaggaagatgaagatgataaGGGGCGAAAGAGAAGAAACTCTTGCAGGTCCATAATCAA GAATGATGATGGAGGAAATCATGTAGTTGGTTGGCCACCAATTAAATCATGGAGGAAAAAGATGCATCATGATCAACACCATCAGTATTACCCTCTCCAGAATAATCAGATGGCTAATAACTATAAGGAAAACGAAAACGATGGCTCAGCAGCAGCAGCGAATAATTCCATGTACGTAAAGGTGAAGATGGAAGGAGAGGGAATTGTGAGGAAGATCGACATAAATCTGCATAATTCTTTTCAGATGCTCAGAGACACCTTGATTACCATGTTTTCCATAT GCAAAAGCAAAGAGGGTGGTGCTGCAGCTGATTATATACTCATTTATCAAGACAAACAAGGAGATTGGCTGCTCGCTGAAGATGTTCCCTGGCA AACCTTCATCGAGTCCGTGCAGCGCCTGCAGATAGTAAGGAATGGTGGCTGA